The following proteins are encoded in a genomic region of Synechococcus sp. ROS8604:
- a CDS encoding ribonuclease Z: MQVTFLGTSSGVPTRGRNVSSVALRLPQRSELWLFDCGEGTQHQFLRCDLRLSQLRRVFITHMHGDHVFGLPGLLASLGLGGTSNGVDLYGPDPLDAYLQGVLRTSSTRIGYPLAIHRVREAAEQHTVVFEDDDLIVTAAPLNHRVPAYAYRAEQKPRAGRFDIDKARELQIPPGPVYAALKRGESVTLEDGRTIDGRTLCGPEQPGVSVVYCTDTVFCEAAVQLAQGADLLIHESTFSHAEADMAFKRQHSTSTMAAQTAAEAGVKQLALTHLSPRYAPGNAVTADDLVAEARAIFPNTILAKDFLNVDVHPS, from the coding sequence GTGCAGGTCACCTTTCTTGGAACCAGTTCAGGCGTGCCCACCCGGGGTCGCAATGTTTCGTCTGTGGCACTGCGTTTGCCGCAGAGATCGGAGCTGTGGTTGTTCGATTGCGGAGAGGGAACCCAACATCAATTTTTGCGCTGCGATTTGCGCCTCTCCCAACTGAGGAGAGTGTTCATCACCCACATGCATGGCGACCATGTCTTCGGACTGCCTGGGCTGCTGGCAAGTTTGGGGCTGGGCGGCACAAGCAATGGGGTGGATCTCTACGGCCCTGATCCTTTGGATGCGTATCTCCAAGGGGTTCTGCGCACGAGTTCAACCCGCATCGGCTATCCGCTGGCGATCCATCGCGTGCGCGAAGCGGCTGAACAACACACCGTTGTGTTTGAAGACGACGATCTGATCGTGACCGCGGCCCCCCTCAACCATCGCGTTCCGGCCTACGCCTATCGAGCCGAACAAAAGCCAAGAGCAGGACGTTTTGACATCGACAAAGCGAGAGAGCTCCAAATCCCGCCAGGGCCTGTGTACGCCGCCCTAAAGCGCGGTGAGTCGGTCACGCTGGAGGACGGTCGAACCATCGATGGCCGGACCTTATGCGGGCCAGAACAACCGGGTGTGAGCGTTGTGTATTGCACCGACACCGTCTTCTGCGAAGCAGCGGTGCAGTTGGCTCAGGGAGCCGACCTGCTGATCCATGAATCAACCTTCTCCCACGCCGAAGCCGATATGGCTTTCAAAAGACAACACTCCACCAGCACCATGGCGGCACAGACCGCTGCTGAAGCCGGCGTCAAGCAGTTAGCGCTGACCCACCTCAGCCCGCGCTATGCCCCTGGAAACGCAGTCACCGCAGACGATTTGGTGGCAGAAGCCAGGGCCATTTTTCCGAACACGATTTTGGCCAAGGATTTCCTCAATGTGGACGTCCATCCCTCTTAA